The Littorina saxatilis isolate snail1 linkage group LG13, US_GU_Lsax_2.0, whole genome shotgun sequence genome contains a region encoding:
- the LOC138983584 gene encoding uncharacterized protein: MSAFSSRSLGYKIGVVCLFLLTVMFLVGFSAPFWIENPNSNGYDSNLFLDVEYYSKVKNTTGLWMYCETRLDTGESQCHAFHGDIEAWLHGVRAVECGCLILLVAACVICLAFNCCRSQPGEHNRTLEVVAAIGGLLGLIGIIVYNVMENNAIGEQDISFSWAFYFTTVVCSVVVIVAVIISISNKAHHIVPPPASYASPSEFVLNAVGYPNQPGSVLVQGGRLSNNDSQQPVSGQTYPQYQSTGLQNGPPPEAGYSTVSGQNLPRFQGVYTVSRQNRPPPQVGYPVSEQNGPPSQAGYPVSRQNGPPPQVGYPVSEQNGPPSQAGYPVSRQNGPPFKVGYPVSWQSGLLLQDDYPVSGQMYPPRYEESVRSVESGTPLTNRAFESSPGDHERLEPTAPPL, from the exons ATGTCGGCATTTTCGAGCAGGTCGCTCGGGTACAAGATTGGCGTCGTATGTTTATTCCTGTTGACTGTCATGTTTTTGGTTGGCTTTTCGGCGCCATTTTGGATTGAAAACCCTAATTCAAACGGCTACGACAGCAATCTTTTCTTAGATGTAGAATACTATTCTAAGGTGAAAAACACTACAGGATTGTGGATGTATTGTGAAACGAGACTTGACACGGGGGAATCACAGTGCCACGCTTTTCACGGGGACATTGAAG CCTGGTTGCACGGTGTGAGAGCAGTGGAGTGCGGGTGCCTCATACTGCTTGTTGCAGCCTGTGTGATCTGTCTTGCCTTCAACTGTTGTCGATCCCAGCCTGGGGAGCATAACAGAACGCTGGAGGTTGTCGCTGCTATCGGAG GTCTCCTTGGGTTAATCGGGATCATCGTATATAACGTCATGGAAAACAATGCCATCGGGGAGCAAGACATTTCCTTTTCCTGGGCTTTTTACTTCACCACCGTCGTCTGCtccgtcgtcgtcatcgtcgctgtcatcatcagcatcagcaacaaAGCCCACCACATCGTACCGCCGCCGGCCTCCTACGCCAGCCCCTCGGAGTTTGTGTTAAATGCTGTCGGATATCCAAATCAACCTGGTTCGGTCCTTGTCCAAGGCGGTCGACTCAGTAACAATGACAGCCAGCAGCCGGTGTCGGGGCAAACTTACCCTCAGTATCAGTCGACCGGTTTGCAAAATGGACCGCCTCCTGAAGCTGGGTACAGTACGGTGTCTGGGCAAAATCTGCCTCGATTTCAGGGTGTCTATACCGTGTCTAGACAAAACAGACCCCCTCCTCAAGTCGGTTACCCGGTGTCTGAGCAAAACGGACCCCCATCTCAAGCTGGTTACCCAGTGTCAAGGCAAAACGGACCCCCTCCTCAAGTCGGTTACCCGGTGTCTGAGCAAAACGGACCCCCATCTCAAGCTGGTTACCCAGTGTCAAGGCAAAACGGACCCCCTTTTAAAGTCGGTTACCCGGTGTCTTGGCAAAGCGGACTCCTTCTTCAGGATGATTACCCGGTGTCTGGGCAAATGTACCCCCCTCGCTATGAAGAGAGTGTCAGAAGTGTTGAGAGTGGAACCCCATTGACCAATAGGGCGTTCGAGAGTTCGCCTGGAGATCATGAGCGTCTGGAACCCACCGCTCCCCCTCTGTAA